In Chlamydiales bacterium, the following proteins share a genomic window:
- a CDS encoding methylated-DNA--[protein]-cysteine S-methyltransferase, protein MRSSTERGFPCGLSIHIQVSCSEQEIESVRITHSAARGSLVCEVLHPAKNSPLIAQIFSWVESYASKRPSKEKLPLKLPEAGPFSLRTLKEIERIPFGKQKSYREVAEKVGSPRAARAVGNACHGNPTPLFIPCHRVVKSDGSLGGFALDIKLKEMLLSFERN, encoded by the coding sequence ATGAGATCTTCGACTGAGAGAGGCTTCCCCTGCGGCCTCTCTATTCATATTCAAGTCTCTTGCTCAGAGCAGGAGATTGAGAGCGTACGCATCACCCACTCTGCAGCTCGTGGCAGCCTCGTTTGTGAGGTTCTGCATCCTGCAAAAAATTCCCCTCTCATTGCTCAGATCTTTTCATGGGTTGAGAGCTACGCATCTAAGCGCCCTTCAAAAGAAAAACTCCCACTGAAACTGCCGGAAGCCGGCCCCTTTTCACTGCGCACCCTCAAAGAGATTGAAAGAATTCCGTTTGGAAAGCAGAAAAGCTACCGAGAAGTCGCCGAGAAGGTGGGAAGCCCGCGAGCTGCCCGCGCTGTTGGAAATGCCTGCCACGGAAATCCCACTCCCCTCTTCATCCCCTGCCACCGCGTAGTAAAGTCGGATGGATCGCTCGGCGGATTCGCCTTGGACATCAAACTCAAAGAGATGCTCCTCTCCTTCGAAAGGAATTAA